A window of the Deinococcus gobiensis I-0 genome harbors these coding sequences:
- a CDS encoding 3'(2'),5'-bisphosphate nucleotidase CysQ, with protein sequence MSPSSLLAPEMQVAVRLAREAGTLLLDHLRRGLTVEHKTSADDPVTAADREASALILAGLHAAFPDDALLSEEETDDDRRLEHRRVWIVDPIDGTKEFTTGSPDFAVSIGLAASGEAVLGVVYAPATDELFAGAVGAGVTKNGKAAGFSARPDYVISVSGTEYRRELHRQGLPGLAPSGSIALKLARIAAGEADATFTMSPRSEWDVCAGDALVRASGGLLRRRDGRPIRYNGQRPHIEQGIIGGRPEAVAWLETELAARGLPTAHLGLTPGDPAWAVLDPADQAALAAEPGVYVRHAGGRALALLVVDPLSREVRRASGDPFHLERLTRDVTRALGPLGSGAPVPAARP encoded by the coding sequence ATGTCGCCTTCTTCTCTCCTCGCCCCCGAAATGCAGGTCGCGGTCCGACTGGCGCGGGAGGCGGGCACGCTGCTGCTCGACCACCTGCGCCGGGGGCTGACGGTCGAGCACAAGACCTCCGCCGACGATCCCGTGACCGCCGCCGACCGCGAGGCCTCCGCGCTGATCCTGGCAGGGCTGCACGCCGCCTTTCCGGACGACGCCCTGCTCAGCGAGGAGGAGACGGACGACGACCGGCGGCTGGAGCACCGGCGGGTCTGGATCGTGGATCCCATCGACGGCACGAAGGAATTCACGACCGGCAGCCCCGACTTCGCCGTGAGCATCGGTCTGGCGGCCAGCGGCGAGGCGGTGCTGGGCGTGGTGTATGCGCCCGCGACCGACGAACTCTTCGCGGGCGCGGTGGGGGCGGGCGTGACCAAGAACGGCAAGGCGGCCGGCTTCAGCGCGCGCCCTGACTACGTGATCAGCGTGTCGGGCACCGAGTACCGGCGCGAGCTGCACCGCCAGGGCCTGCCCGGCCTGGCGCCCAGCGGCAGCATCGCCCTGAAGCTCGCGCGCATCGCGGCGGGCGAGGCCGACGCGACCTTCACCATGAGCCCGCGCAGCGAGTGGGACGTGTGCGCGGGCGACGCCCTGGTGCGCGCCTCGGGCGGGCTGCTGCGGCGGCGCGACGGCCGCCCCATCCGTTACAACGGCCAGCGCCCCCACATCGAACAGGGCATCATCGGGGGCCGCCCGGAGGCCGTCGCATGGCTGGAGACCGAACTCGCGGCGCGCGGCCTGCCCACCGCGCACCTGGGGCTGACCCCCGGCGACCCGGCCTGGGCGGTGCTGGACCCGGCCGATCAGGCGGCGCTGGCCGCCGAGCCCGGCGTCTACGTGCGGCACGCGGGCGGGCGCGCGCTCGCGTTGCTGGTCGTGGACCCGCTCAGCCGTGAGGTCCGGCGGGCCTCGGGCGATCCCTTCCACCTCGAACGCCTGACCCGCGACGTGACCCGCGCCCTGGGGCCGCTCGGCTCCGGTGCGCCGGTTCCGGCCGCGCGGCCGTGA
- the aspS gene encoding aspartate--tRNA(Asn) ligase: MTTATTSLPRTLTRDLSRHDGQTVRLQGFVHARRDLGGVQFVVLRDVSGLTQCVGSGLSLPLPESSAEVIGRVKAHPKAPGGYEVQVESFRVISAAVEAAPVEIPKMEWNVNPETMLDYRVVTVRGLRERAALKVQAELVAAFRDHLGTEGFTEISTPKIVSAGAEGGANLFPIDYFGHQAYLAQSPQLYKQIMVGVFERVFEVAPVYRAEEHATSRHLNEYLSLDVEMGFIEDEEDVMSLENRLLAAIMTRLRERAAAEFALLGATIPEVPAHIPRVTLLDARRLVTEKYGHAVGGKDLDPEAERLLSQHYAETEGSDFVFVTKYPRAARPFYAHPEVNGDGSLNGEVTRGFDLLFRGIEITSGGQRIHDHAMLMDSIAAYKLSPESLEGYTEVFKYGMPPHGGFAIGAERLTARLLGIANVRYARAFPRDRHRLTP; the protein is encoded by the coding sequence ATGACCACCGCAACGACCTCCCTGCCCAGAACCCTGACCCGCGACCTGTCCCGGCATGACGGCCAGACCGTCCGGCTCCAGGGCTTCGTCCACGCCCGCCGCGACCTCGGGGGCGTGCAGTTCGTGGTGCTGCGCGACGTGTCGGGCCTGACCCAGTGCGTCGGCTCGGGCCTGAGCCTGCCCCTGCCCGAGAGCAGCGCCGAGGTCATCGGCCGGGTCAAGGCCCACCCCAAGGCGCCGGGCGGCTACGAGGTGCAGGTCGAGAGCTTCCGGGTGATCTCGGCGGCGGTCGAGGCGGCCCCGGTCGAGATTCCGAAGATGGAATGGAACGTGAACCCCGAAACCATGCTCGACTACCGCGTGGTGACGGTGCGCGGCCTGCGCGAGCGCGCGGCGCTCAAGGTCCAGGCCGAACTCGTCGCGGCCTTCCGCGACCACCTGGGCACCGAGGGCTTCACCGAGATCAGCACGCCCAAGATCGTCTCGGCGGGGGCCGAGGGCGGCGCGAACCTCTTTCCCATCGACTACTTCGGGCACCAGGCCTACCTCGCGCAGAGCCCGCAGCTCTACAAGCAGATCATGGTCGGGGTCTTCGAGCGCGTGTTCGAGGTGGCCCCGGTGTACCGCGCCGAGGAGCACGCCACGAGCCGCCACCTCAACGAGTACCTCTCGCTGGACGTCGAGATGGGCTTCATCGAGGACGAGGAGGACGTGATGTCGCTCGAAAACCGCCTGCTCGCGGCGATCATGACGCGGCTGCGCGAGCGCGCCGCGGCCGAGTTCGCGCTGCTGGGGGCGACCATTCCCGAGGTGCCCGCCCACATTCCGCGCGTCACGCTGCTCGACGCGCGCAGGCTGGTGACCGAGAAATACGGCCACGCGGTCGGCGGCAAGGACCTGGACCCCGAGGCCGAGCGCCTGCTGTCGCAGCACTACGCCGAAACCGAGGGCAGCGACTTCGTGTTCGTGACGAAGTACCCACGCGCCGCGCGTCCCTTCTACGCGCACCCCGAGGTGAACGGCGACGGCAGCCTGAACGGCGAGGTCACGCGCGGCTTCGACCTCCTGTTCCGGGGCATCGAGATCACCTCGGGCGGGCAGCGCATCCACGACCACGCGATGCTCATGGACTCCATCGCCGCCTACAAACTCAGCCCCGAGTCGCTCGAAGGCTACACCGAGGTCTTCAAGTACGGCATGCCTCCACACGGCGGCTTCGCCATCGGGGCCGAGCGCCTCACCGCCCGGCTGCTGGGCATCGCCAACGTGCGCTACGCCCGCGCCTTCCCGCGTGACCGCCACCGCCTGACCCCCTGA
- a CDS encoding sensor domain-containing diguanylate cyclase, with protein MAPATERRRAAPAPPPPPADPIRIMEALRRRVYLVSVGLGLLVLSILEIISLAQPRPDWAAVAVYGGLTLMTVWGLVWLLRGGSVQWAERVVLVCNAAVILTQFVLGAAESGTAQLLLAASNWGFLLANSILGYLALPLRPATALSFGTYALGTALTLGLGGLARGGLDLLRVHLSALPLLLLLYALAWYRERFTQEYAERLRLETQAHTDPLTGLPNRRALYGQIETALAAAGPCSVVLLDIDHFKAVNDRYGHQTGDEVLIWTARLLSTGLRGSDVLGRWGGEEFMLLLPYTAPEDAWAVAERLRARLDATPHPEVGAVTVSLGVAGRQAGDDLGRLTVRADTALYAAKHQGRNRTVLVTHAPPDEGGAARGPQGTGSGPGAA; from the coding sequence ATGGCCCCCGCGACGGAGCGCCGCCGGGCCGCGCCCGCGCCGCCTCCCCCCCCCGCCGATCCCATCCGGATCATGGAGGCGCTGCGCCGCCGGGTGTATCTGGTCAGTGTGGGGCTGGGGCTGCTGGTCCTCTCGATCCTGGAGATCATCTCGCTCGCCCAGCCGCGCCCCGACTGGGCGGCGGTGGCGGTCTACGGGGGCCTGACCCTCATGACGGTCTGGGGCCTCGTCTGGCTGCTGCGCGGCGGGTCGGTGCAGTGGGCCGAGCGGGTGGTGCTCGTGTGCAACGCGGCCGTCATCCTGACGCAGTTCGTGCTGGGCGCGGCCGAGTCGGGCACGGCGCAGCTGCTGCTCGCCGCGAGCAACTGGGGGTTTTTGCTCGCCAACTCCATCCTGGGGTATCTCGCCCTGCCGCTGCGGCCCGCCACCGCCCTGAGTTTCGGCACCTACGCGCTGGGCACGGCCCTGACGCTGGGCCTGGGCGGGCTGGCGCGCGGGGGGCTGGACCTGCTGAGGGTCCACCTGTCGGCCCTGCCGCTGCTGCTGCTGCTCTACGCCCTGGCGTGGTACCGCGAACGCTTCACCCAGGAGTACGCCGAGCGTCTCAGGCTCGAAACCCAGGCGCACACCGACCCGCTGACCGGCCTGCCCAACCGCCGCGCCCTCTACGGCCAGATCGAGACGGCGCTGGCCGCTGCGGGACCATGCAGCGTGGTGCTGCTGGACATCGACCACTTCAAGGCGGTCAACGACCGCTACGGCCACCAGACCGGCGACGAGGTGCTCATCTGGACTGCCCGGCTCCTGAGCACGGGGCTGCGCGGCAGCGACGTGCTGGGGCGCTGGGGCGGCGAGGAATTCATGCTGCTGCTGCCCTACACCGCGCCGGAAGACGCCTGGGCGGTGGCCGAGCGCCTGCGGGCCCGGCTGGACGCCACGCCGCACCCGGAAGTGGGCGCGGTGACGGTCAGTCTGGGGGTGGCGGGCCGGCAGGCCGGCGACGACCTGGGCCGCCTGACCGTGCGCGCCGATACCGCGCTGTACGCCGCCAAGCACCAGGGACGCAACCGCACGGTCCTGGTCACCCACGCCCCCCCGGACGAGGGCGGCGCGGCGCGCGGGCCTCAGGGCACGGGGTCCGGCCCCGGCGCGGCGTAG
- a CDS encoding diguanylate cyclase — protein sequence MTPPARDLHRAWSLRMSDPALAAQVAAPWAQEAGHAVLRAYALWAAGDPDGALETLEQAEPDLRAAGEELWRARALGLRGDVLIGLGQPQEALDCFQAQLALAQEVGDLEMQGMAHNDTGVILIWNDPQRARQRFQLAYDLFATAPHEQANWGLAAFNLSVAYWELGERDLSDRYLAEAQERVRAARAWPYWAGVVSQRAQRLGEAGETALARQLFREADTLDMPPESRDHLRFFEAKTETLHGDAARGLALLEALRPWTLRRQDMLDDYLDVLARAQRRLGDPAAAYDTMRELLAAVQARHAREQATQLRRLEAQHRAEEAQRAVSHLSRLHQEAQSLNLRDELTGLSNRRGLLEWRQARPPGEVFTLAFLDIDRFKGINDRHGHQQGDEVIRTVAELLLGAARPGDLCARLGGDEFVFACWTADVAQVAAQMERVAEQCRAAPWPVGLHVSLSIGVAGGRGPTETQLDAADRQMYRAKQAGGARVYAAPGPDPVP from the coding sequence ATGACTCCTCCGGCCCGCGACCTGCACCGTGCCTGGAGCCTGCGCATGAGCGACCCGGCCCTCGCGGCGCAGGTGGCCGCGCCCTGGGCGCAGGAGGCAGGCCACGCGGTGCTGCGCGCCTACGCCCTCTGGGCGGCGGGCGATCCGGACGGCGCCCTGGAGACGCTCGAACAGGCCGAGCCCGATCTGCGCGCGGCCGGGGAGGAACTGTGGCGCGCGCGCGCCCTGGGCCTGCGCGGCGACGTGCTGATCGGGCTCGGCCAGCCGCAGGAGGCGCTGGACTGCTTTCAGGCGCAGCTCGCGCTGGCCCAGGAGGTCGGCGACCTGGAGATGCAGGGCATGGCGCACAACGACACCGGGGTCATCCTGATCTGGAACGACCCGCAGCGCGCCCGCCAGCGTTTTCAGCTCGCCTACGACCTGTTCGCTACCGCGCCGCACGAGCAGGCCAACTGGGGCCTGGCCGCCTTCAACCTCAGCGTGGCCTACTGGGAACTGGGCGAGCGCGACCTGAGCGACCGCTACCTGGCCGAGGCGCAGGAACGGGTCCGGGCGGCGCGCGCCTGGCCCTACTGGGCGGGCGTGGTGAGCCAGCGGGCGCAGAGGCTGGGCGAGGCGGGCGAGACGGCGCTCGCCCGGCAGCTGTTCCGGGAGGCCGACACGCTGGATATGCCCCCCGAGAGCCGCGACCACCTGCGGTTTTTCGAGGCCAAGACCGAGACCCTGCACGGCGACGCGGCGCGGGGGCTGGCGCTGCTGGAGGCCCTGCGGCCCTGGACCCTGCGCCGCCAGGACATGCTCGACGACTACCTGGACGTGCTGGCCCGGGCCCAGCGCCGCCTGGGCGACCCGGCCGCCGCCTACGACACCATGCGTGAGCTGCTCGCGGCGGTGCAGGCCCGCCACGCCCGCGAGCAGGCCACGCAGCTGCGGCGGCTCGAGGCCCAGCACCGTGCCGAGGAGGCCCAGCGCGCCGTGTCGCACCTCTCGCGCCTGCATCAGGAAGCCCAGTCGCTGAACCTGCGCGACGAACTCACCGGCCTGAGCAACCGCCGGGGGCTGCTGGAGTGGCGCCAGGCCCGGCCCCCCGGCGAGGTGTTCACGCTGGCCTTTCTGGACATCGACCGGTTCAAGGGCATCAACGACCGCCACGGCCACCAGCAGGGCGACGAGGTGATCCGCACGGTCGCGGAGCTGCTGCTCGGGGCCGCGCGGCCCGGCGACCTGTGCGCGCGGCTGGGCGGCGACGAGTTCGTGTTCGCCTGCTGGACGGCCGACGTGGCGCAGGTCGCGGCCCAGATGGAGCGCGTGGCCGAGCAGTGCCGCGCCGCGCCCTGGCCCGTCGGCCTGCACGTATCCCTGAGCATCGGTGTCGCCGGGGGCCGGGGGCCGACCGAAACCCAGCTCGACGCCGCCGACCGTCAGATGTACCGCGCCAAGCAGGCGGGGGGCGCGCGGGTCTACGCCGCGCCGGGGCCGGACCCCGTGCCCTGA
- a CDS encoding alpha/beta hydrolase family protein, translated as MESFAQFNVDGQRLYGMLHTPDGEAPSTGWPSVVMLHGFTGNRTESHRNFVLFARYLAGRGMAALRFDFRGSGESQGDFSEMTALREVEDAVAAAAYLRRQPGLDPERVMLLGFSMGGLVAALAADRARAHRLALWAPALPELWLPMLRGGVLPPVVSDYGGWPLGRAFLQEVVRLRPLEAAAAWGGEARVFHGDADQTCPPEWGVRYAAALRCGAVGIPGAGHTFDSLGAVETLHRETARFLSGD; from the coding sequence ATGGAAAGTTTTGCCCAGTTCAACGTGGACGGCCAGCGGCTCTACGGGATGCTGCACACCCCGGACGGCGAAGCCCCGTCGACCGGATGGCCCAGCGTGGTCATGCTGCACGGCTTCACCGGCAACCGCACCGAGAGCCACCGCAATTTCGTGCTGTTCGCGCGGTATCTGGCGGGCCGGGGCATGGCGGCGCTGCGCTTCGACTTCCGGGGCAGCGGCGAGTCGCAGGGCGACTTCTCCGAGATGACCGCCCTGCGCGAGGTCGAGGACGCGGTGGCGGCGGCGGCCTACCTGCGCCGCCAGCCGGGCCTGGACCCCGAACGGGTCATGCTGCTGGGCTTCAGCATGGGCGGTCTGGTGGCGGCGCTCGCGGCGGACCGGGCGCGCGCCCACCGCCTCGCCCTGTGGGCCCCCGCCCTCCCCGAGCTGTGGCTGCCGATGCTGCGCGGCGGGGTGCTGCCGCCGGTCGTCAGCGACTACGGCGGCTGGCCGCTGGGCCGGGCCTTCTTGCAGGAGGTCGTGCGCCTGCGCCCGCTGGAGGCGGCGGCGGCCTGGGGCGGCGAGGCGCGGGTCTTTCACGGCGACGCCGACCAGACCTGCCCGCCCGAGTGGGGCGTGCGCTACGCGGCGGCGCTTCGCTGCGGGGCCGTGGGCATTCCGGGCGCGGGCCACACCTTCGACTCGCTCGGAGCGGTCGAGACGCTGCACCGCGAGACGGCGCGCTTCCTGAGCGGCGACTGA
- the pckA gene encoding phosphoenolpyruvate carboxykinase (ATP), giving the protein MTTASPIAASAALADLGLGSARIHLNPSVPELYGHALRLGEGEIAAGGPLAVRTDKTGRSPKDRFIVEDDLTRGAVWWGGFNTPTTPAVFAGLLSKMLAHAQGRELFVQELYAGADPEHRLGVRFVQEMAYHSLFVHNMFVRPDPGERASFHADWTVLNMPSFKADPEADGVRSETFIVVNFTRRMILVGGTQYAGENKKGIFGVLNFLLPESGVMPMHCSANVGEGGDVALFFGLSGTGKTTLSADPARKLIGDDEHGWTDHGVFNFEGGCYAKVIGLNPEAEPAIFRTTHTFGTVLENVVLGEGNVPDLDDGQLTENTRSAYPIEQIPNIQPGGVAGHPSNVVFLTADAFGVLPPISRLTPEQAMYFFLSGFTAKIPGTEQGVTEPQPTFSTCFGAPFMPRHPGEYARLLAGKVQESGAKVWLVNTGWSGGKYGEGQRMSIRHTRALLNAALNGELDGVRFGREPFFGLEIPTEVPGVPAEILNPRQAWADREAYDETARKLARMFRENFVRFEGGVDAAVTAAMPDPDAKA; this is encoded by the coding sequence ATGACCACCGCCTCGCCGATTGCCGCTTCCGCCGCCCTGGCCGACCTGGGCCTGGGCAGCGCCCGCATTCATCTCAATCCCAGCGTGCCCGAGCTGTACGGCCACGCCCTGCGTCTGGGCGAAGGCGAGATCGCCGCCGGGGGGCCGCTGGCCGTCCGCACCGACAAGACCGGCCGCAGCCCCAAGGACCGTTTCATCGTCGAGGACGACCTGACGCGCGGCGCGGTGTGGTGGGGCGGCTTCAACACGCCGACCACGCCCGCCGTGTTCGCGGGTCTGCTGAGCAAGATGCTGGCCCACGCGCAGGGCCGCGAGCTGTTCGTGCAGGAGCTGTACGCGGGGGCCGACCCCGAACACCGCCTGGGCGTGCGCTTCGTGCAGGAGATGGCCTACCACTCGCTGTTCGTCCACAACATGTTCGTGCGCCCGGACCCCGGGGAGCGCGCCAGCTTCCACGCCGACTGGACGGTCCTGAACATGCCCAGTTTCAAGGCCGACCCCGAAGCCGACGGGGTGCGCAGCGAAACCTTCATCGTGGTGAATTTCACCCGCAGGATGATTCTGGTGGGCGGCACGCAGTACGCGGGCGAGAACAAGAAGGGCATCTTCGGGGTGCTGAATTTCCTGCTGCCCGAATCGGGCGTGATGCCCATGCACTGCTCGGCCAACGTGGGCGAGGGCGGCGACGTGGCGCTGTTCTTCGGGCTGTCGGGCACCGGCAAGACGACCCTCTCGGCCGACCCGGCGCGCAAACTCATCGGGGACGACGAGCACGGCTGGACCGACCACGGCGTCTTCAACTTCGAGGGCGGCTGCTACGCCAAGGTCATCGGCCTGAACCCCGAGGCCGAGCCCGCCATCTTCCGCACGACCCACACCTTCGGCACCGTGCTGGAGAACGTGGTGCTGGGCGAGGGCAACGTGCCCGACCTCGACGACGGCCAGCTCACCGAGAACACCCGCAGCGCCTACCCCATCGAGCAGATTCCGAACATCCAGCCGGGAGGCGTGGCCGGGCACCCCAGCAACGTGGTGTTCCTGACCGCCGACGCCTTCGGGGTGCTGCCGCCCATCTCGCGCCTCACACCCGAGCAGGCCATGTACTTTTTCCTCAGCGGCTTCACGGCCAAGATTCCCGGCACCGAGCAGGGCGTCACCGAGCCGCAGCCGACCTTCTCGACCTGCTTCGGCGCGCCCTTCATGCCCCGGCACCCCGGCGAGTACGCCCGGCTGCTGGCGGGCAAGGTGCAGGAGAGCGGCGCGAAGGTGTGGCTGGTGAATACCGGCTGGAGCGGCGGCAAGTACGGCGAGGGCCAGCGCATGAGCATCCGCCACACACGCGCCCTGCTGAACGCGGCGCTGAACGGCGAACTGGACGGCGTGCGCTTCGGGCGCGAGCCCTTCTTCGGGCTGGAGATCCCGACCGAGGTGCCGGGCGTACCCGCCGAGATCCTCAACCCGCGTCAGGCCTGGGCCGACCGCGAAGCCTACGACGAAACGGCCCGCAAGCTGGCGCGGATGTTCCGCGAAAACTTCGTGCGCTTCGAAGGTGGAGTAGACGCGGCGGTGACGGCGGCGATGCCGGACCCGGACGCGAAGGCCTGA
- a CDS encoding class I SAM-dependent rRNA methyltransferase produces MKKSLSVTLKPGAVRRIAGRYPFGHAGDIASHDAGIAPGEVVDVRDPGGPLVGRGYFNPEGATPLRMLTWDKRDIDLAFYRERVRAALKRREGRITDTDAVRAVYAEADGLPGVVADQFAGVLGVQLRNAGAERHRDLIVRALREETGATSAYERSDTGERRREGLELHSGVLWGDVPERVEFREDDLALHFSPMDAQKTGFFLDQRDNRRLMRSLVRPGENFLDVYSYTGGFSLHAARAGAKSTAIDKDQIALGVLEREARQNGVSVGLRWGDALEQLARLEGEKKVYGAIVLDPPTLAKRKDDVPRAKRIFTEGAERALRMLTPGGHLLISTCAHYIRVDDLLDAARVAAGAAETGAEVVAVTYQPADHPHLLSVPESLYLKSILLRKE; encoded by the coding sequence ATGAAGAAGTCCCTGTCGGTCACCCTCAAGCCGGGCGCGGTGCGGCGCATTGCCGGGCGCTACCCTTTCGGCCACGCGGGAGACATCGCCAGCCACGACGCGGGCATCGCGCCGGGCGAGGTCGTGGACGTGCGCGACCCCGGCGGGCCGCTCGTCGGGCGCGGGTACTTCAACCCCGAGGGCGCCACGCCGCTGCGGATGCTGACCTGGGACAAGCGCGACATCGACCTCGCCTTCTACCGCGAGCGGGTGCGCGCGGCCCTGAAGCGCCGGGAGGGCCGGATCACCGACACCGACGCCGTGCGGGCCGTGTATGCCGAGGCCGACGGCCTGCCGGGCGTGGTGGCCGACCAGTTCGCGGGCGTGCTGGGGGTGCAGCTGCGCAACGCCGGGGCCGAGCGGCACCGCGACCTGATCGTGCGGGCGCTGCGCGAGGAAACCGGGGCCACGAGCGCCTACGAACGCAGCGACACGGGCGAGCGCCGCCGCGAGGGGCTGGAGCTGCACTCGGGCGTGCTGTGGGGCGACGTGCCCGAGCGGGTCGAGTTCCGCGAGGACGACCTCGCCCTGCACTTCTCGCCGATGGACGCGCAGAAGACCGGCTTTTTCCTCGACCAGCGCGACAACCGCCGCCTGATGCGCTCGCTCGTGCGCCCCGGCGAGAATTTTCTGGACGTGTACAGCTACACCGGGGGCTTCTCGCTGCACGCGGCGCGCGCCGGGGCCAAGAGCACCGCCATCGACAAGGACCAGATCGCCCTGGGCGTCCTGGAACGCGAGGCGCGGCAAAACGGCGTGTCGGTGGGCCTGCGCTGGGGCGACGCGCTGGAGCAGCTCGCCCGGCTGGAAGGCGAGAAGAAGGTGTACGGGGCGATCGTCCTCGACCCGCCCACCCTCGCCAAGCGCAAGGACGACGTGCCGCGCGCCAAACGCATCTTCACCGAGGGGGCCGAGCGCGCCCTGCGGATGCTCACGCCGGGGGGCCACCTCCTGATCAGCACCTGCGCGCACTACATCCGGGTGGACGACCTGCTCGACGCCGCGCGCGTCGCCGCCGGGGCCGCCGAGACCGGGGCCGAGGTGGTCGCCGTGACCTACCAGCCCGCCGACCACCCCCACCTCCTCAGCGTTCCCGAGAGCCTGTATCTCAAGAGCATCCTGCTGCGCAAAGAATAA
- a CDS encoding transcriptional regulator: MTDPAPVPAEGPVVAVAVYAGVSELELGAMVTVCRLCGGEGATRTVNRSRASIVTAGGLVMTPQVLYAALPEVCALLLPGGPGAAKAARDPLLRAFLGTHAALPTGASGSGLLLAGEGGLLRGREVGGPPELEDSLWNYDPASLHPGEVRRSGPLTSAPGGLGAVRAALAVAAALWGEDAAGDAARRLGA, encoded by the coding sequence GTGACCGACCCCGCCCCTGTCCCCGCCGAGGGGCCGGTGGTGGCCGTGGCGGTCTACGCCGGGGTCAGCGAGCTGGAGCTGGGCGCGATGGTCACGGTCTGCCGGCTGTGCGGCGGTGAGGGCGCGACCCGCACCGTGAACCGTTCGCGCGCCAGCATCGTCACGGCGGGTGGGCTGGTCATGACGCCGCAGGTGCTGTACGCCGCCCTGCCCGAGGTCTGCGCCCTGCTGCTGCCCGGGGGTCCCGGCGCGGCCAAGGCGGCGCGCGACCCCCTGCTGCGGGCCTTTCTGGGCACGCACGCGGCGCTGCCGACCGGGGCGAGCGGCAGCGGCCTGCTGCTGGCCGGTGAGGGCGGCCTGCTGCGGGGGCGCGAGGTGGGCGGTCCCCCCGAGCTGGAGGACAGCCTGTGGAACTACGACCCGGCCTCATTGCATCCCGGCGAGGTGCGGCGCAGCGGTCCCCTGACCTCCGCGCCGGGGGGGCTGGGGGCCGTGCGGGCCGCCCTGGCGGTGGCGGCGGCGCTGTGGGGCGAGGACGCGGCCGGGGACGCCGCGCGCCGCCTGGGGGCCTGA
- a CDS encoding DUF3208 domain-containing protein → MSGVSPTEPQAGGRSAIRLLQGYVWHPAGADVDLEHYLPRDLDLAPVPGISETEEAHVLWDQVTPPFAFFENGEPTAGQTFYQFTVLRVYDERPGNDALHGDAESASQSLGPLLESTPEGVGWQLWEDLRDL, encoded by the coding sequence ATGAGCGGCGTGAGTCCCACTGAACCGCAGGCCGGAGGAAGGTCTGCCATCCGGCTGCTCCAGGGGTACGTCTGGCATCCCGCAGGAGCCGACGTCGATCTGGAACACTATCTGCCGCGTGACCTCGACCTCGCGCCGGTGCCCGGCATCTCGGAGACGGAGGAGGCCCACGTCCTGTGGGACCAGGTCACGCCGCCCTTCGCCTTTTTCGAGAACGGCGAGCCGACCGCCGGGCAGACCTTCTACCAGTTCACGGTGCTGCGCGTGTACGACGAGCGTCCCGGCAACGACGCCCTGCACGGCGACGCCGAGAGCGCCAGCCAGTCGCTCGGGCCGCTGCTGGAAAGTACCCCCGAGGGCGTGGGCTGGCAGCTCTGGGAGGACCTGCGCGACCTATGA